One segment of Rickettsiella grylli DNA contains the following:
- a CDS encoding SDR family NAD(P)-dependent oxidoreductase — MFQGKTIIITGGSSGIGAATVALFSAQGAKIYILDKKKLKDRPSQSVYYLKCDVANTKEVQFAVESIIQKTHKVDYLFCNAGIHLFANLEESSLSAMHNVFATNVWGTVYCLQHLLPHMKRHQRGSIVLMASDQAFIAKEQCAIYGASKAAIAQLAKSTALDYARYGIRVNCVCPGSIDTPMYHAVLEQFKQKTGLSCQALKERIAEKLPLKRVGKPEEVAQLVGFLCSDAASFMTGALVSIDGGYTIQ, encoded by the coding sequence ATGTTTCAAGGTAAAACAATAATAATAACCGGAGGATCATCAGGTATTGGTGCAGCAACGGTTGCCTTATTTAGTGCGCAAGGGGCAAAGATTTATATTCTGGATAAAAAAAAATTGAAAGATAGGCCTTCCCAATCCGTTTATTATTTAAAATGTGATGTGGCGAATACGAAAGAAGTTCAATTCGCCGTGGAAAGTATTATCCAAAAAACGCATAAAGTGGATTATCTTTTTTGTAATGCAGGTATACACTTATTTGCTAACCTTGAAGAGAGTTCTTTGAGTGCGATGCACAACGTGTTTGCAACGAATGTATGGGGCACTGTTTATTGTCTTCAACATTTATTACCCCATATGAAACGCCATCAGCGCGGATCAATCGTTTTAATGGCCTCTGATCAAGCCTTTATTGCGAAAGAACAGTGCGCTATTTATGGTGCGAGCAAAGCGGCTATCGCACAATTAGCGAAAAGTACAGCGTTGGATTATGCACGTTACGGTATTCGAGTCAATTGTGTTTGCCCAGGGTCGATTGATACGCCGATGTATCACGCTGTATTAGAACAATTTAAGCAAAAAACTGGTTTATCCTGTCAAGCGCTCAAAGAACGCATCGCTGAAAAATTACCCTTAAAACGAGTGGGAAAACCAGAAGAGGTTGCGCAGCTGGTTGGTTTTTTATGTAGTGATGCGGCTTCATTTATGACCGGAGCATTAGTGTCTATTGACGGCGGTTATACCATACAATAA